Proteins found in one Balaenoptera acutorostrata chromosome 17, mBalAcu1.1, whole genome shotgun sequence genomic segment:
- the ZNF572 gene encoding zinc finger protein 572 isoform X1, translating to MLQWLERKEEGEMLTNAFKHNLFPSTGFLIPNLTVTIVMEQEQKLLVSDSNGFRERESLKSTFTGDESKNNLETVQHSNSKADKERASKWSKSDGPQNCKHEDTQKMPLTWSQGRETECDDSCENDGNLENQGNSTGKEEEKPNHWGWDPGQHTRAAVQQNSSFGDKPYKCSECWKSFNNSSHLRTHQRTHSGEKPYKCSECGKCFSNSSHLIQHLRTHTGEKPYQCGECEKSFSNTSHLIIHERTHTGEKPYKCPECGKSFSSSSHLIQHHRSHTGEKPYECPVCGKCFSHSYVLVEHQRTHTGEKPYKCPDCGKSFSQSSSLIRHQRTHTGEKPYKCPECGKSFGCNSTLIKHQRIHTGEKPYQCTECGKNFSRSSNLITHRKMHTGEKCYERSEYEESLSQNCSVIDECRIQPGEKPYKCCECGKSFGLSSHLIRHQRTHTGEKPYRCSECWKTFSQSSTLVIHQRTHTGEKPYKCPDCGECFSQSFNLIRHRRTHIGEKPYKCTDCEKCFSRSAYLIQHQKIHIEKSFASPEVEDFPHEWTWKNCSGEMALISSFSVPNSSPS from the exons ATGTTGCAGTGgttggagaggaaggaagaaggagaaatgtTAACAAATGCCTTCAAGCATAACCTGTTTCCTTCCACAGGATTTCTGATCCCTAACCTGACTGTGACCATTGTGATGGAACAAGAGCAAAAACTGTTGGTCTCAGATTCTAATGGcttcagagagagggagagtttgAAAAGCACTTTTACAG GAGATGAAAGTAAGAATAATTTGGAAACTGTTCAACACAGTAACTCTAAGGCAGATAAAGAGAGAGCCTCAAAATGGTCTAAAAGTGATGGCCCACAAAATTGTAAGCATGAGGACacacaaaaaatgccattgacaTGGTCCCAGGGGCGTGAAACTGAGTGTGATGATTCCTGTGAGAATGATGGCAACTTGGAGAATCAGGGAAATTCTacaggaaaagaggaggaaaaacccAATCACTGGGGATGGGACCCAGGACAGCATACCAGGGCTGCCGTCCAGCAGAATTCATCCTTCGGGGACAAACCCTACAAATGTTCTGAATGTTGGAAAAGCTTCAATAATAGTTCTCACCTTCGAACTCACCAAAGGACCCACTCAGGAGAAAAACCTTATAAATGTTCTGAGTGTGGGAAATGCTTCAGTAACAGCTCTCACCTGATTCAGCATCTGAGAACACACACAGGCGAGAAGCCCTACCAGTGTGGCGAATGTGAGAAAAGCTTCAGCAACACCTCCCATCTTATTATCCATGAAAGAACTCACACgggagagaaaccctataaatgtCCTGAGTGTGGGAAGAGTTTCAGTAGCAGCTCTCACCTTATTCAGCATCACAGATCACATACAGGTGAAAAGCCATATGAATGTCCAGTTTGTGGGAAATGCTTCAGCCACAGTTATGTCCTAGTAGAACATCAGAGGACCCACACTGGAGAAAAACCTTATAAGTGCCCCGACTGTGGGAAGAGTTTTAGTCAGAGTTCTAGTCTGATTCGCCACCAGCGGACACACACAGGTGAGAAGCCCTACAAATGTCCTGAGTGTGGAAAAAGCTTTGGTTGCAATTCTACTCTAATAAAGCATCAGAGAATACATACAGGAGAAAAACCTTATCAGTGTACAGAATGTGGGAAGAATTTCAGTCGAAGTTCAAACCTTATTACACACCGGAAGATGCACACAGGTGAGAAATGCTATGAAAGGTCTGAATATGAAGAAAGTTTGAGTCAGAACTGCAGTGTGATAGACGAATGCAGAATCCAGCcaggagagaaaccatataaaTGTTGTGAATGTGGAAAGAGTTTTGGCCTTAGCTCCCACCTCATAAGACATCAGAGAACACATACAGGAGAAAAACCTTACAGATGTTCTGAGTGTTGGAAAACTTTTAGTCAGAGTTCCACCCTGGTGATTCACCAAAGGAcgcacacaggagagaaaccttataaatGTCCTGACTGTGGTGAGTGCTTCAGTCAAAGCTTTAACCTTATCAGGCATCGGAGGACCCACATAGGAGAAAAACCTTACAAATGTACTGACTGTGAGAAATGCTTCAGCAGAAGTGCCTACCTCATTCAGCATCagaaaattcatatagaaaagtCTTTTGCGTCTCCTGAAGTTGAAGATTTTCCTCATGAATGGACTTGGAAAAACTGTTCTGGGGAAATGGCTCTTATCTCTTCATTTTCAGTCCCAAATTCATCTCCCTCCTGA
- the ZNF572 gene encoding zinc finger protein 572 isoform X2, with protein sequence MEQEQKLLVSDSNGFRERESLKSTFTGDESKNNLETVQHSNSKADKERASKWSKSDGPQNCKHEDTQKMPLTWSQGRETECDDSCENDGNLENQGNSTGKEEEKPNHWGWDPGQHTRAAVQQNSSFGDKPYKCSECWKSFNNSSHLRTHQRTHSGEKPYKCSECGKCFSNSSHLIQHLRTHTGEKPYQCGECEKSFSNTSHLIIHERTHTGEKPYKCPECGKSFSSSSHLIQHHRSHTGEKPYECPVCGKCFSHSYVLVEHQRTHTGEKPYKCPDCGKSFSQSSSLIRHQRTHTGEKPYKCPECGKSFGCNSTLIKHQRIHTGEKPYQCTECGKNFSRSSNLITHRKMHTGEKCYERSEYEESLSQNCSVIDECRIQPGEKPYKCCECGKSFGLSSHLIRHQRTHTGEKPYRCSECWKTFSQSSTLVIHQRTHTGEKPYKCPDCGECFSQSFNLIRHRRTHIGEKPYKCTDCEKCFSRSAYLIQHQKIHIEKSFASPEVEDFPHEWTWKNCSGEMALISSFSVPNSSPS encoded by the exons ATGGAACAAGAGCAAAAACTGTTGGTCTCAGATTCTAATGGcttcagagagagggagagtttgAAAAGCACTTTTACAG GAGATGAAAGTAAGAATAATTTGGAAACTGTTCAACACAGTAACTCTAAGGCAGATAAAGAGAGAGCCTCAAAATGGTCTAAAAGTGATGGCCCACAAAATTGTAAGCATGAGGACacacaaaaaatgccattgacaTGGTCCCAGGGGCGTGAAACTGAGTGTGATGATTCCTGTGAGAATGATGGCAACTTGGAGAATCAGGGAAATTCTacaggaaaagaggaggaaaaacccAATCACTGGGGATGGGACCCAGGACAGCATACCAGGGCTGCCGTCCAGCAGAATTCATCCTTCGGGGACAAACCCTACAAATGTTCTGAATGTTGGAAAAGCTTCAATAATAGTTCTCACCTTCGAACTCACCAAAGGACCCACTCAGGAGAAAAACCTTATAAATGTTCTGAGTGTGGGAAATGCTTCAGTAACAGCTCTCACCTGATTCAGCATCTGAGAACACACACAGGCGAGAAGCCCTACCAGTGTGGCGAATGTGAGAAAAGCTTCAGCAACACCTCCCATCTTATTATCCATGAAAGAACTCACACgggagagaaaccctataaatgtCCTGAGTGTGGGAAGAGTTTCAGTAGCAGCTCTCACCTTATTCAGCATCACAGATCACATACAGGTGAAAAGCCATATGAATGTCCAGTTTGTGGGAAATGCTTCAGCCACAGTTATGTCCTAGTAGAACATCAGAGGACCCACACTGGAGAAAAACCTTATAAGTGCCCCGACTGTGGGAAGAGTTTTAGTCAGAGTTCTAGTCTGATTCGCCACCAGCGGACACACACAGGTGAGAAGCCCTACAAATGTCCTGAGTGTGGAAAAAGCTTTGGTTGCAATTCTACTCTAATAAAGCATCAGAGAATACATACAGGAGAAAAACCTTATCAGTGTACAGAATGTGGGAAGAATTTCAGTCGAAGTTCAAACCTTATTACACACCGGAAGATGCACACAGGTGAGAAATGCTATGAAAGGTCTGAATATGAAGAAAGTTTGAGTCAGAACTGCAGTGTGATAGACGAATGCAGAATCCAGCcaggagagaaaccatataaaTGTTGTGAATGTGGAAAGAGTTTTGGCCTTAGCTCCCACCTCATAAGACATCAGAGAACACATACAGGAGAAAAACCTTACAGATGTTCTGAGTGTTGGAAAACTTTTAGTCAGAGTTCCACCCTGGTGATTCACCAAAGGAcgcacacaggagagaaaccttataaatGTCCTGACTGTGGTGAGTGCTTCAGTCAAAGCTTTAACCTTATCAGGCATCGGAGGACCCACATAGGAGAAAAACCTTACAAATGTACTGACTGTGAGAAATGCTTCAGCAGAAGTGCCTACCTCATTCAGCATCagaaaattcatatagaaaagtCTTTTGCGTCTCCTGAAGTTGAAGATTTTCCTCATGAATGGACTTGGAAAAACTGTTCTGGGGAAATGGCTCTTATCTCTTCATTTTCAGTCCCAAATTCATCTCCCTCCTGA